A window of the Sciurus carolinensis chromosome 19 unlocalized genomic scaffold, mSciCar1.2 SUPER_34, whole genome shotgun sequence genome harbors these coding sequences:
- the LOC124973440 gene encoding protein FAM3A-like, which yields MVVGILLGVPGSGFPRIQQFFNNSESSVTAEPWARKYKCSLPQPCPEEHLAFRMVSRAANVFEPKICLEDRMLMSSVKDNVCSVKDNMGPGLNIALVNGVSLEFIETGASDMWAGDVNDLLKFIQPLHEGTLVFVASCNDPVTKMNEETRKLFSELNSRNAKETAFHENWVFVGV from the coding sequence ATGGTAGTCGGCATCCTCCTGGGTGTGCCTGGCAGTGGATTTCCTCGCATCCAGCAATTCTTCAACAACTCAGAAAGCTCTGTGACTGCAGAACCATGGGCCAGGAAGTATAAGTGTAGCCTGCCCCAGCCATGTCCTGAGGAGCACCTGGCCTTCCGCATGGTTAGCAGGGCTGCCAATGTCTTTGAACCCAAGATCTGCCTTGAGGACAGGATGCTCATGAGCAGTGTCAAGGACAACGTGTGCAGTGTCAAGGACAACATGGGCCCTGGGCTGAACATTGCCCTGGTGAATGGTGTCAGCCTTGAGTTCATTGAGACTGGTGCCTCCGACatgtgggctggagatgtgaaTGATCTGTTGAAGTTCATTCAGCCACTGCATGAAGGCACCTTGGTGTTTGTGGCGTCCTGTAACGACCCAGTCACCAAGATGAATGAAGAGACCAGGAAGCTTTTCAGTGAGCTGAACAGTAGGAATGCCAAGGAGACAGCTTTCCACGAAAACTGGGTGTTTGTGGGGGTATaa